A stretch of the Archangium violaceum genome encodes the following:
- a CDS encoding CHAT domain-containing tetratricopeptide repeat protein: MWRSLGWMILAVLCCTANVAAGEVRAEARLLEAQAAFDEANELQAAGQYTEALRRSQHALTLREAVLGGEHPEVATSLSQLGDLYLHPRDTTRARPLLERALAIQERTLGGNHPDVARTLNSLGVLLGIQGAYGQATQFHERALSIRETALGKHHPDLAQTLISLASAYQEQGSYGQAEPLVQRALAIQEAAFGGNDPQVAASLNTLALLYRNQKQYARAEPLLERALAIREVSLGQHHPDVASTLNDLASVHYYQRAYARAEPLYKRALAIREAALGKNHPDVGHTYNNLGLLYAARGSYARAEPLYKRALTIWETSLGKHHPTVAAVLDNLATLCRNRRLYARAEPLYRRALAIREATLGRNHPQLIHTIVEFARLRLAQDRLADAIPLFMRAFTLSEEYLREEALDLSESRQLHLLQFLHTDEERLYSLLWAHPDDARVRHLALTAVLLRKGRSIEETSNTSRIVYRGLGAQDREQLEQLRAIRSQLATLALQGPGSLAPAEYQRRLEELASQGDILETGLVRRSAPLRALISLPPPAEMVERVAAALPQDAALVELVAYAHRPLIPESGPHRAESAGPLRYLALVLFPSGRIRALDLGPAAPIDLATTELCNAFSSRDAAYQHHARTLYSLAFRPLLPLLGDVRRLFIAPDGQLGLVPFHALHDGHDFLIERFDFTRLTSGRDLLPRPQRPSPSRSVVVFAAPSFEATQGTGSPWAPLPGTRQEALAIQRLLPQTQLFLGHDATRERLFQVKAPGILHIATHGFFLENTAAPADSRALIQVGAADRGPSPRRPSDPLLRSGLVLTSAPVTALELASLDLWGTELVVLSACDTGRGDVRLGQGIYGLSRALVTAGAETVVSSLWKVNDATTQILMEDYYRHLLAGKGRAAALREAMRALRRIQPHPYYWAPFIALGRDTPLRALAPNAQTPSAGWL, from the coding sequence ATGTGGCGCTCGCTCGGATGGATGATATTGGCCGTCCTGTGCTGCACGGCGAACGTGGCGGCCGGCGAGGTGCGAGCGGAGGCGAGGCTGCTGGAGGCGCAGGCGGCGTTCGACGAAGCCAACGAGCTCCAAGCGGCCGGCCAATACACCGAGGCCCTCAGGCGGAGCCAACATGCGCTCACATTGAGAGAGGCCGTGCTGGGCGGCGAGCATCCCGAGGTGGCGACCAGCCTGAGTCAGCTGGGCGACCTCTACCTGCATCCAAGGGATACCACCCGTGCCAGACCGCTCCTCGAGCGCGCCCTCGCCATCCAGGAGAGAACTCTTGGCGGGAACCATCCCGACGTCGCTCGAACGCTCAACAGCCTCGGCGTCCTCCTTGGCATCCAGGGCGCGTACGGTCAGGCCACCCAGTTCCATGAACGAGCGCTCTCCATTCGAGAGACAGCTCTTGGCAAACACCATCCCGACCTGGCCCAGACACTCATCAGCCTCGCCAGTGCCTATCAAGAGCAGGGATCGTACGGTCAGGCCGAGCCGCTCGTTCAGCGTGCGCTCGCCATCCAGGAAGCGGCTTTCGGCGGGAATGATCCCCAGGTCGCCGCCTCACTCAACACGCTCGCGCTGCTCTACAGGAATCAGAAGCAGTACGCCCGAGCCGAGCCGCTCCTCGAGCGCGCCCTCGCCATCCGGGAAGTGTCCCTGGGCCAGCACCACCCCGATGTGGCCTCCACCCTCAACGACCTGGCGAGCGTCCATTACTACCAACGCGCGTACGCTCGGGCCGAGCCCCTCTACAAGCGTGCGCTCGCCATTCGCGAAGCAGCCCTCGGCAAGAACCATCCCGATGTCGGCCACACGTACAACAACCTCGGCCTCCTCTACGCCGCTCGCGGGTCGTACGCGCGAGCCGAGCCCCTCTACAAGCGTGCACTCACCATCTGGGAGACGTCTCTCGGCAAGCACCACCCCACGGTTGCCGCCGTTCTCGACAACCTCGCCACCCTCTGCAGGAATCGGAGACTGTACGCGCGGGCCGAGCCCCTCTACAGGCGTGCGCTCGCCATTCGCGAAGCAACCCTCGGTAGGAATCATCCCCAGCTCATCCACACGATCGTCGAGTTCGCCCGGCTTCGTCTGGCCCAGGACCGCCTCGCCGACGCCATCCCGCTCTTCATGCGCGCCTTCACCCTCTCCGAGGAATACCTGCGCGAAGAGGCGCTCGACCTCTCCGAATCCCGCCAGCTGCATCTGCTGCAATTCCTCCACACCGATGAAGAGCGCCTCTATTCCCTGCTCTGGGCCCATCCGGATGATGCGCGTGTGCGGCACCTGGCGCTGACCGCCGTGCTGCTGCGCAAGGGACGCTCCATCGAGGAGACCTCCAACACCTCCCGCATCGTCTACCGCGGCCTCGGCGCCCAGGACCGAGAGCAACTCGAGCAACTGCGTGCCATTCGCTCCCAGCTCGCCACGTTGGCCCTCCAGGGCCCCGGCTCGCTTGCTCCAGCCGAATACCAACGTCGCCTCGAGGAGCTTGCCTCCCAGGGAGACATCCTCGAAACCGGCCTCGTCAGGCGCTCGGCACCCCTGCGTGCCCTCATTTCCCTTCCACCTCCCGCTGAAATGGTCGAGCGTGTCGCCGCCGCCCTCCCCCAGGACGCGGCTCTCGTCGAGCTCGTCGCCTACGCGCACCGACCGCTCATCCCCGAGTCCGGGCCGCACCGGGCGGAGAGCGCCGGTCCGCTCCGCTACCTGGCTCTGGTGCTCTTCCCAAGTGGACGCATCCGCGCCCTGGATCTGGGGCCCGCGGCGCCCATCGACCTGGCCACCACGGAGCTGTGCAACGCCTTCTCCAGCCGTGATGCCGCCTACCAGCACCATGCACGGACGCTCTACTCCCTGGCGTTCCGGCCGCTGCTGCCGCTCCTGGGCGACGTCCGCCGTCTCTTCATCGCGCCAGACGGCCAGCTCGGTCTCGTCCCCTTCCACGCGCTCCATGATGGCCATGACTTCCTCATCGAGCGTTTCGACTTCACCCGCCTCACCTCTGGCAGGGATCTGTTGCCGCGCCCCCAGCGCCCCTCTCCTTCACGTTCGGTCGTCGTCTTCGCGGCTCCCTCCTTCGAGGCCACGCAGGGCACCGGCTCCCCCTGGGCACCTCTTCCGGGCACCCGCCAGGAAGCCCTGGCCATCCAGCGCCTGCTCCCCCAGACCCAGCTCTTCCTCGGCCACGATGCGACCAGGGAGCGCCTGTTCCAGGTGAAAGCACCCGGTATCCTCCACATCGCCACCCATGGCTTCTTCCTGGAGAACACCGCGGCTCCCGCGGACTCTCGTGCCCTGATTCAGGTCGGCGCCGCCGATAGAGGCCCTTCCCCACGGCGTCCCTCCGACCCGCTGCTCCGCTCCGGGTTGGTCCTCACCAGCGCCCCGGTCACCGCGCTCGAGCTCGCCAGCCTCGACCTGTGGGGCACGGAGCTCGTCGTCCTCTCCGCGTGTGACACGGGCCGGGGCGACGTCAGGCTCGGGCAGGGCATCTACGGTCTGAGCCGCGCGCTCGTCACCGCGGGCGCGGAAACGGTGGTGTCGAGCCTGTGGAAGGTCAAC
- a CDS encoding pyridoxamine 5'-phosphate oxidase family protein has protein sequence MNTPTPPSERGTVRRLPQRASYEEPVIHAILDEGLVAHVGVAVEGQPYVLPMVYGRIGRNLYLHGASVSRLARQLSQGVPVCLTVTLLDGLVLARSAFHHSANYRSVMVLGTASLVTDDAEKTRALEAITNHALRGRWAEVRPPNGQELKATSVLRLPLEEASAKIRTGPPRDDEEDLSLDCWAGVLPLRLMPLPLVPAPELREGIRPPASLLEYLEPRGRAP, from the coding sequence ATGAACACACCCACCCCGCCCAGTGAACGAGGGACCGTCCGCCGCCTCCCACAGCGCGCCTCCTACGAGGAGCCCGTCATCCACGCCATCCTCGACGAGGGCCTCGTGGCTCACGTGGGAGTGGCGGTGGAGGGCCAACCGTACGTGCTCCCCATGGTGTACGGACGCATCGGACGAAACCTGTACCTGCACGGCGCCTCGGTGAGCCGGCTCGCCCGGCAGCTCTCCCAGGGCGTGCCGGTGTGCCTCACGGTGACGCTGCTGGACGGGCTCGTCCTGGCGCGCTCCGCGTTCCACCACAGCGCGAACTACCGCTCGGTGATGGTGCTGGGCACGGCGTCGCTGGTGACGGACGACGCGGAGAAGACCCGAGCACTGGAGGCCATCACGAACCATGCCCTGCGCGGCCGTTGGGCCGAGGTGCGCCCACCCAATGGCCAGGAGTTGAAGGCGACGTCCGTGCTTCGGCTGCCGCTGGAGGAGGCCTCGGCGAAGATCCGCACCGGACCACCTCGCGACGACGAGGAGGATCTGTCACTGGATTGCTGGGCGGGAGTGCTCCCGCTGCGGCTCATGCCACTTCCGCTCGTGCCCGCTCCGGAGTTGCGCGAGGGCATCCGCCCGCCCGCATCCCTCCTCGAGTACCTGGAACCCAGAGGCCGTGCACCGTGA